ATATGATGAGTTTAATTGGTGCAAATCAATAAATTGGTGCAATTAAAGTAGATTAACAACTGACGTGTGAACTACATCAAAAATGCATTTCACTGACAATGAGAACAACATTATCCACCTTGTGTACagtacactgacagactggactaaaaaaaaaagtaataaaagacTGATACAAAACGAGACGAAAACCACAAAAACTAAAGGCCGAGACTGACAGTGGTGAGAGGGAGCCCTCtgggaaaaaggaaaaagaaagctGGAATACCAGCAGGCTGTAACGTGCGATTTGACCGAGTTCTTGGTCTGCCCTAATAGCCTCCCGGAAAAAGTCGACCATCTCGAGACAGCTGCTTTTCTGAACCAATAATTTCTACAGCAAGAAGAAGACAATCTACACACGGAAGGCAGTACActggagttgaacccgggaatCCTTTGATGCCACGGCGCTTTATAACGATGACAGCTTTAAAACAATTCAGGACTCTAGACTGAACTCTTATTTTGTAGGTATTCCTACACTGTAATGGCAAAGGACAGTCGCAGAAGGAGCTGGCCCTTGATTGATGGCCGGTGCTGTGACAAGGCTGCTCATCAGTATGAGAGCCGATTGCTGTATGCAAGCACACACATTACATAAAAAGCAGCAGTGCGTAAGTGCCCAACACACATCGTACGAGTCCTACCCATCCTCTTTTAGGGTGAAGGCGCGCTTGTCTCCTGGTCTCACCGAGGAGCCTTCCTGCCTCTTCGGCTTCTCTGGAAACTCTCGAGAGCCCTGATGGGCTCCTAAGGCCTCCAGGCTGACCGCAGCCCTGCCCAGCTGAGCGCCCTGGCCCTCCCTGGGCGCGGGTTGTTGAGAAGTGGacggcgccccctgctgtccaGTGGGCTGCTTCATCTTCCCGGAAGCAGCCCCCTTGACCTGTCGGCCCACCCGGCTCGGCTGTGTAGAGGGGGCCAGCCCCCTGCCTTCTCTGCGAGGCCCAGCGGACGAGGACTTCTTGGCGTCTCGCAGTTCCTTCTCTGACCCGCTGTGGCCTTGTCTTGCCCTTTGACCTGTGATGTCACCTGGTGCCAGCTGGCTCCGTTTCTCCAGGTGCCCAGACTCCTTCTGCAAGGCAGCACTACGGACCCGCCAGGCTCTCTCCAGCATTCTTTCCACAAGCTCCATCTCCTGCCTCTCTTCCGGCACAGGGTCAGGATCTACACCGGGATCAACATGCACTCCTGCTAAGACTGCTGACACCAACCAACCACACGCAACCCTGATTCATTCCGATTCAGACCAGACATCCACATCACTGTTCTGATGCCTGAGAATTCATTTTGGACAAAGAACCGCTATGTAATTTGCATACCACATTGCTCTTAACTCTCCCACATACTGAACAATGACTATTGCAATGTCAGGTTCAAGAGCAGCAGTTTTGCAATAGACCTGATTAGTGTAACAACATAATGTCGTTCAGTATCATTGACAGATACAGTGCAGGCGTCAGCGTACCTTCTTTGACCACTGGAGCTGAAACTTCCTTGGGGTCATCTTGCACCACGTTTCTCCTGCACAACAGCGTAAGCCATACAGTTATTGACAAGAGAGGATATACCTACGACTAACTTGCTCACTTAACAGCTCTGCAGACTTAACCAGCCATCCAttctctaactgctttatcaagCTCTGGGTCACAGAAGGCTCcaaagccaaaatgttgtttcctttcttatcagcatggaataaacctattacttgttcctttccagccttcgcatgctgatgcagctacccacctgaactacatataGACTCCATTACACATGGATAAATACTCCTTGATTCGTGACTTGATTAGTGTTGGTAACTATTGCATTCAGTATGGCCTTTTTTGAAACtctagaaataataaaaaaaaaagtttcacgaGGCTCACCAGGGCTGCAGCAACCTCCTGCACAGACAAATACTCTCTTGCAacctctcctcctccttcttgCATTGCTCGATGGCTCGGCTGATCTCCCTCAGTGACCTGAGACACACAAGAGTCAGAAGTCATCAGTCTTTACAGGTGATAGATTTGCACACGTACCAACTCCTGGTCAAAATATAGCAGGCCGCGCtggattaaaaatatatatatatatatcccccCCATAACACACCTCATCAAATGAtttcttacatttaaaaagcCCTTTAAGTGAATGAATGTTGCAATGGCAACTGAAAACGAATTCTCTTTCAATATGGGTAATGCATATCACGGTACAGGTACATAACTCTATACAGCTTTTATTGCCGTGACTGTAAACGACAGCAACCGTCTGCAAAAGCCTCAGCACAACAGACTACCAGAACCGAAACCGCTTTTTGGAGTTCCCGGTGACTTGGTGAACTAAAAAAGCCATGCCTCGGAAAACTCAGCAATGAGAATACTGAACGAGACGACCGTCACGTTGCCGTCCGCAACTCGGAAGACGAAATGCTGTAGAGGTTGTGCGTTTTGCGAAAACAAACTTCCCCGCCGTTTGACTGACCTGCCGGCCGGCTGCATGCTGAAGCGAGCCGAATGAAGGACTCCGTCCCGCCGCCCGTCGGGCACAGGCCGCTGTAGGTCCTGCTTGCACTTCGCTAATATCCGGTGCTGTGCAACGGGGCAACGCTTCACGAACAATTTAAATCAGACTCTTTGTGCGTGTGTGTCCCGGTGCCCGAGGCAGCACTGCCGTGTTGAGCTGACTTGTACAGGGCCTTTGTTTATTTTTCGAAAGCGTGACATCGAGCTGCCAGGACCTCTTCGTCAGTTACCGTTGCTACAACACGGAACCTGCACGAACTTTAAAATGGTTGATGCACAAAAAATACCTTCAGGGGAGTAAGAGCGTATTGGGCGCTCACCATTACTGTGTATAAATATCAATGATATATTAttgcaaatataaatattactgtcaaaaataaataaataaaaaactgccGTGCCCACTTTTGGTAATATTACCGCTCTTTTCAACTTCCAGTTAATTAGCGCGAGTTTCTCCGTCCCGATTTCCTACAgtttgaaatgtaatttaattataCATATTATACTATAATCTAACTGTCGTTTGAAAGAAATTAGAAAGTTTTGCTTTTACTTTTTCACAAGATCTCGCGATGTGATGGCCTGTAACCACGGCAACCACAGACGCCATAACTTGCTCGTCTTCAGCTGCACAAGCAGAAGGAAAACACTTCCAGCATTGCTACAAGCGGGCGGAAAATTATAGCCTCTTTAAACAGAGTCGTTTCGCTGTGCACCGAAAGACAGCGAAGATTTCGTTGTGCGCCTTGCCTTATTTTCACCCATGGAGCAGTGCCAGGCGGGTGGCGTTCAGATCGCGGTACCTGTCCAACTCACCGTGTTGCGAGGCAGGAATTTGGTAAGGCTAATTGATATGGATGGTATGACAAGAAAATACGAGATTTGGGGGGCTGACGTGCCCAGAGTTTATTCTAAAACGAGGAGCCATATCACGCAGCTGCATTAAATTAATACAGCAGACGCGAGCTAGTTTGCTTTACTAGTTATGAACAGTGAGTGAGTCTTGTCACAGAATTTCCCAGAAACACACTAGTCATTCAGCTAACACATTCCAAGGTTTAAGTTTTAAATCCCAATAAAAAATAGGGATATTTTGTGGATACTGTAATAACAGTacctttttaattctttccCAATAATTACTTCAATCAGGTAAATTAAGATCAGAGTAGACATCAACAGTAAAGAGTCTTGGAGGACAAGAGCTGGTCATCCTTGGTCTAAATCCTTTTATTATAGGACCTATTTACTGATTCCTCATCAGCATAAATCTCTGCTGTGTGGTGTCAAAGGTGACACATACATCAAGTGTCAAACAATGTCTTTTATTAGTTTTCTCTTCTAACACAGCTACAAATCGAGgagataaaatataaaatctgtGCGTGTTGTACAAAATTGATCCAAAAATGTAACTTTGTCAAATGGCTCTATAAGCGTCTCCTTACTATCTCACAGAAAGGTACCAAGGGAGAGTCTTTGCCCACCTTCGTCAGAGCTGAGTTCAATGGCTCACAGCTGGGGGACTCTCAGAAGCTCGAGGCCGCTCCAGGGTCTGAACAGGGAGTTGAGTACAACTTTACCTGCAGCTTTGAATGCACAGAAACAGGCAACACACTTGATGACCTGGCACAAAAACCTGTCCTCTGTGAGTGCTGTGCAGTTTGGACATGATTTACtcacagttttttttagatttgtttatttttacattggCAAATGCTGTCAGAGCAGTGACATTGTCTtccttgtactgtatgcatgctGGTCACAGTAGCTTTGGTATTTTCATGTGGTTGGATACTTGTAGTAGTGCTGTAGCTGTGAACAGTAGTATTCATAGTGAGCTATTGTTACTATCTCAGTGACAGAGAAAGTTGACCTAATGTCAATTAAAAATTCACATGCATAATGAAGGTGATTGAACTACACTATGTCCCAGATGGGTCTTAAAAACACAGCTTCTCGAAAGCTCGAAATGTTGGGGTGattataaaatgtttctgcattgCTTTAGTATGGTTAGTTCTTGCTCAACAAACAACATTGGCAATGTGTGTTGAAACATAGACATGGCAGCCCAGCAATTCATTCAGTACTATCTATTGGTATGTAGGTCAAAGCATGTTTTTCCATTCCCCCACAGTTTTGTAACACTGTCTGGTGCTTGTTAGAAGCTAGACAATGTGGAGCGAATTGATCACTCACTCCTTCGTCTTCACAGTGACCCTTTTTGAAATCTTGCCAaaggagaagaaacagaaagaagagaaaactgttgttttgggCCAGGCTGCTGTGGACTTACTGCCCCTGCTACATGGTGAGTGGAAAAGTACCTTATTATTTTTGGGGTcattatgcattttaaagagGAAACATGCCAGTGTCTTAAAGTATATTATACTATTAGCAATTATTAGAATTACAGAGAATCAAGAGCTGTTGATTAAAAGCTGCTGGAAACAAATCAGCTTAAGTGGAGCGTGTGAATTATCTTTTTActttaataacaaacattaaaatcagCAGGTCTGTGTTTTACGCTGTCCATAACAAGTTCACTTCATCCTCCTAAGGTTCACTAGATCTTTAGAAAATAGTCACGACTGTTATAAGGTCATTCCAACCAAGTCTTTCAGCTCATCAGATCTTAATTTCCTCTGGACTAAATCAGGGGTGTTCCATCCTGGTCCCGGTGGACCCAGTAGTGTTTTGGGGTTTTCACTGTGCCTCAACTCTTAACAATGTAAATCTTCCTATTACTGGCCTAACTGGACCAATTAAGTAACATATTCCAcctctttgtgttttaaagagATTTAGAAAACCTGCAAATACTCCAGCTTGTCAGCTGGGATTAGACAGCTCTGCAGTTATGACCATAAcggatatattttatataatggacCAAGAATTATCGCCTTTCTCAATCTCTGTCAATCTCTTTCCCCTGTAGGTCAGTACACGTTCACCACGACTGTAATATTGCACCCAACAGCAGGTTCATCAGCAGAAGTATCCACTCTGGAGGGAACGAGTAAGGTAAGGGGAGTGTACCCACAGTCTGTCGTGTGTCAAATGAGCCCTAACAGAAACTCCAACAATACGATTCCTTTGTTCAGCCCGATATACTATATTTTTTCAGGAAAAACACTGTTTGTACAGGTGAGCTTAAAATTCCACTTCACGGCCTCTGCTTTTCTAGTCATGTTCATTTGTTTAATGAGAAGTTTGTTTTCATAGTGCGTGTCTGGTATTATCAGTCTTTCGAAACgactgaggggaaaaaaaatgaaacttaaGCGACTGCAAGGGTTCCACAGTCACAATgccctgttttaaatatcttcAGAAATCCCACTTGCATTTCTTAGGAAGTAGTCATAGCTATGGCACATGTAAGCACCAGTCTCCAGTAAGTCTGTATGGGGGCTGCTGCTCTGCTTGAGGCTGTGGATGAGCCCAGTGTGTGAAATGTTGTATCTGCTCTCCTTGGCACAGCCAGCATTGGATGTGGCCATCTGTGTTCCAGAACCTTTGCTCTCCGATGCTCAGCTTGCAGACTCCAATCTGCTGAAGGTGGCTGTTGAAACTGCCTACTCGGTCCCTGAAGTCTGGAAC
This sequence is a window from Lepisosteus oculatus isolate fLepOcu1 chromosome 19, fLepOcu1.hap2, whole genome shotgun sequence. Protein-coding genes within it:
- the tedc2 gene encoding tubulin epsilon and delta complex protein 2 isoform X1, which gives rise to MQPAGRSLREISRAIEQCKKEEERLQESICLCRRLLQPWRNVVQDDPKEVSAPVVKEDPDPVPEERQEMELVERMLERAWRVRSAALQKESGHLEKRSQLAPGDITGQRARQGHSGSEKELRDAKKSSSAGPRREGRGLAPSTQPSRVGRQVKGAASGKMKQPTGQQGAPSTSQQPAPREGQGAQLGRAAVSLEALGAHQGSREFPEKPKRQEGSSVRPGDKRAFTLKEDGQSLQLPAVWRQQRVKQCRLWKRVSTLSANPGPEKTQFMERLQSTFHPQVPSRSLADVQDEVSSLRGRCSDLAQCWRTEQRTDSTGPSRWEREYESLLMLEGLMETSSGLLQRTDQLREAVDAWERFLPGDHCPVKMWRLWGQKGAGALSPPVLSYSSAKELRELEGLRLRVDILQQQIHLQKVMGEELTPWLQSALSSGRPAPAVLRGLYSLLGEGGQPFPTLVLDDEPD